gcacTTCAGGTGTCCGTgtcctcctcgcaggtccacccttgtggggagcaacttggactagactgttactggaattaagacttattctatgcatctgctgtcccacaatatggcgctgggagaggaggaaacagcttctactcagctgcctccagttcaaccaataaacagcaggacctgctcctgattggaggagagcagcgtactcggcatgtgggtagcagagttgggattggtggaagaggactataaaggaggagagagacaacatgcaccgggaacatctatctgaaggaacacctgtgcagcccccgagagagccggccggcggtgtgccgctcccccgcggaagtggggaaagtagcagagggaaccgcccttccacggaggtggaagggatggtagccaacccgggaagaaccagcagcaaacccggggagggccgagcagacaaaagaacagcgcagggtcctgtgtcgttcctccacgaagagggggagcgacataatggtgccgtgactcggataggaagcctaggaggcataatggtgccgtgacttggatatgaagcctaggcagggtttagtgtcgttcctccatgaagagggggagcgacacaccctGTTTCCCCAGTTTCagaagagcttccctttccctgaaactacaaagtctcacccctctttgaaccttcccttcccagaccatcggtgtgctccctccctattccgccatcttccaaGAGTATTTATTGttcatgcatatatatttataatagtcacatctttctgttgaattgatcctttggccattacatagtgtccttgtTTGTCTTGaatgtttttgtgttaaagtttattttgtctgatattaggatgcccacaccagctcttttttggtttctgttgagtACCGACTTTGCCATGGCATGATTCTGTAgttctgtttatgtattttggatttcatttgtttatttgctggGTAATTATCTAGTTTTGTAgtaatgtttctgtttctgtgtataacacatctttgAGTGTGTTTCATAGGGCTGGGCAagtggttacaaattctttcaatttttgtttgttgtgcaaaatcattattttttctttacttataaatgagaattttgcagagttcagtattctgggttgatagtttttttctcttaggacttggagtatgtctcaccattctctccttgcctgtagggtttgtgatgagaagccTGGAGTGAGTttaattgggtttcctctgaatgtgatttgttatTACTCTTGTacatattttaggatcttttctttatgtgttactgAGGAGAGCTTTGCCACTATGTGTTgaggtgaagatattttctgttcatgtctattgagagttctgtgtacttcctaaacttggatgtctctttctttctacagAAGGGAGTTCTCTGCTATAATTTCACTAagaaagccttctaatcctttctttgttttgatgCCTTCTGGAATTCTTAGGATctgtatgttggatcatttgatagaatcttgcAGATCTCCAACCCTGTTTCTCAATttactgatttcttctttttcttgtgtttggtctgtgtTATTTCCAGAAATGTGTCTTCAaggtctgatattctttcttctgtttcatttgttctattattGAGACTTTCCACtgtttttttatttgctctattcTTTGtatctagtatttcattctgacttctcttcaatatctcaatttcttgggaatacttttcatttagatagtaaatttgtttctgattgcttctaagtaatctgatgattaattttctgaattccatttctggcatatcctcaatctcttctTCTTCCACTTCTAGTATTGAAGAGGAGAGGTAATGTTCCTTTCTGGGGATCATATCATCTTCCTTACTCTTATTAAAACTTTTCCCCTTGTTTTTCAGAATTTCTGCTTCCTTTTATCTTTAATATGTGTCTTGGTGCTTGTAgtgagatttccctctgctatgagctgccaTGTGTCTGTGCATTGCCAGTGGAAACACACAGCCCTGCTTCTGGAAGTCCTGCTCACTTCTGGATGGTGATGGGAGCAGATAGGAGAGCTGTGGTTCACTAAGACCTGCCAACTTGGGCCAGGCTCTGGTGTGTGAAACAAGCTAGGGATTTCAATGTTTAGAACTTTTCACCATTGTACAGCTTGTGTGGTAATGCTGTGAAGTTACTCTAAAATGTTGTAATCCTCATTCCCAGGTGGGGGAGGTGTGGTAAAGTGGCCCCCACAATTGATAGGTGTGTGTACGGGAGGCAAATGTGGTAGCACTCTGTGTACATTCCGAGATGTGAACAGACAATATGACTTCTCCCAGTCAACTGCAGGTCAAGTTGGAGGGAGGGGGATACATGGATGGGCAGGGGTGTGCCTGAATTCTCCATCTATTCCCATGTTCTTTCTGCTTGGAACTTCAAACACAGTTCACCTGGCTCTCTCCCCCACTGCTAACCACAGCTCCATGGACTTGCAACCTCGAGTCTTACCTGGTCCACTCAGGGAGAAGGAGGGCGTGGTGTCAGTCACACCATTTGGCTTCTCCAACACACCTCTGTtgtgtctctgtgactctttgTTACCTATGTGTAGACCTGCTCAGTCTGCTGGACTCCTGGGCTTCTTTGTGTGAAACTCTCGTAGCTCTGTTGCCAGCCTGTATTCTCTTTTCTTATTAGATATCTATTTTTCTCCCATTGACGCAGAACATCCTGTTGCTAtaccgccatcttggctccatcCCTgcttccaccatcttggctctgcaCCAGTGTTTCATATATATCTTCTTTAAGTGAAGTTTCTGGTTTCCTGAACTGTGTAGTCTGCCCAGCACTACACATTTGAGGTTACAGAGGTTTATACAAGACCTAGTTTCCAAAAACATGGAAATTTGGGCATGAGGTGACAGTCCCATTTCATTTGGAAGTGAGTAGTTTTatgatatttgaaaaaagaagctccaaaaatagaaatcatttcTGACAGAATACCACTGGATGCTCTCTGAGACAGTACCTCAGTACCTTTAGGCTTCAGAgctgagaaaaaagaaatgcaaaggttCAAGCAGTTATTGATCATACTGGCCAGAGTAAACAAAATATAGTTGATATTACCTTACCTCATCCATAGTTATGAAAGACTGAGTGATATTGGAAGTTTGGACCAGCCTTCAGAAGATAATTGTGAATGGATTAGAAAGAAAGGCAAGAGCCTAGCAAATGTTACTTATTTAAGTAGTCTTGAGGCTGTGGCCTGGGGTAGAGGGATAACCTCTCATGTTTGAGAGTCACTGTCTACATTGTTTCCTACCACATGTCCATTACTTTATTATAGTATCATGATTTACAGAAATGGAGGTCTTTGAAACCTAATGTGCCTTACACTTGGTATCTAGAACTATACTGCTGCCCCCTGTATCCTAATAATTCTCCCTCGTAGCTCAACAAGAGTTTGCCAGGGTCCCTGCATGTAAAAATAAGGTGAAGTAAATTGTGTTTCAGGAGATAAATGGTTTGAGTATTGTCACATGATTTGTAGATGCCTGGTACCCTAAATTTTGGCTAATATTGTCTATTTCGCCACACTTAATTAAAAAACCCATTTATTTTCAGATCAATTTCAGAAGCTGTCACCAGTTTGAAATAGTATTGCTTTAGAAGACTGCCCTGAGcatgactttccttttttttttttttttttaatttttatttatttatttgataggtagaattacagacaatgagagggagagacaaagagaaaggtcttccttccattggttcactccccaaatggctgcaatggccagagctgggccgatccaaagccaggagccaggttttcttcctggtctcccatgcgggtgcaggggcccaagtacttgggccatcttctactgttttcccaggccacagcagagagctggattggaagaggagcagctgggactagaaccgatgcccatatgggatgctggcactgcaggtgaaggattaacctgtgccatggcactgcccCCATGGATTTCCTTTTGATTCTGTTATGTACAGATTGTATGACTTCAAAAAGCATATCATAAAATTTTCCCATTTACTATcagtaatttctcttttttttaaggatttatttatttacttaaaagtcagagttacacatagagagaaggagaggcagagagagagagaggtccaccatctactgcttcactccccaatagaCCGCAATGGCtcgagttgcgccaatctgaaggcaggagccagcagcttcctctgagtATCCAATGCAGGTGTACAGTCCcatggagttgggccatcttctgctgctttcccaggccatagcagagagccagatcagaagtggagcagccaggtctcgaaccggcacccacatgggatgccagcaccgccgcaggtggcagccccacccactgtgtcacagcaccggccccagtaatttcttcttgaaaaCCTTGAGCAATATTTAGTACACATGCAGCTTCAGAAAATTACTGTGAGCTTTTTCCTATTTTCTGAATAGTAAAATTACACTAAATTAGACTTCATGTGCTAATCAGtgtcttaaaatataaataaaaataatatgaccACATATAAGCAGAAATGTGAAGCATAACATTATGATCTACAAATAATTCATTTGTATGATCCCCAAGACTTTTTTAGTGTCAATAGCTTTGCTAAGATCCAATTGATAAGCATAGATCATGTTTATAGAAgctttttttctaagaatttaaaaatttatttgaaactgttctgtacagagagagggagagatacaaatctttcatctgctgattcacttcccagaaggtTTCAATGGGCAAGGCTGGGATAGGCTGAGgctaggacccaggagcttcatctggttctcctacaTTAGTAGCATttagccaagtacttgggccatttccactgctttctcaggccactagcgggcagctggatccaaagcagagaagccagataTGAATCAATGTCCATACAGGGGgcttgcattgcaggtggcagctttatttgctacaTGACAATGCCAATCTATGTTTATAGAAACTTCTACATGACATTGTGAAGTTGTATTAATTGTATTTTGCATGTAATTGAACTTTCTCCCCTGCTCACCAACATGTGCCAGCATTTGATGTaggacaaatcagaaaacacaaaataaccATTTGATTTATAATTCCAATTCAGTATTTTGAGATGAGCTCAGCTGGACAGTTCCTGTGATCAGCCTGGGGGAAAAAATGAGGATCTAGTTATCTGAGGAACTGATTGACACTGGTGCCTTAGAGATGgcttcatttaaatgtatgctGATGTGTGATACAAACTATCTGTTTCTGTCACATTTACTGATAGATATATCATGGGGTTAAGCAACTGAAAAAGTGAAATCTTGTGAAGGGATGGATACAGGGAATGATGCTATTTGGAACCATTACTGGTAAAGTGTATTGCATTAAATATACATTGTGGGGGGGAGCTCTGGGCCCCCGGAACCTGTGAGACTCTTCTCTGGAAAACACGGGACATGGACAACTCTTAGACTGCCAAAAGCTTTATTTTTCAGCATGCCTATTATAGTGCAAAACAGCATAGCCAGCAGATTAAGGAAACAAGCAAAGTCTAAGTCCTTCATGCTTACTAGTAGGGTCTATCCCTATGGGATTTATCAGTCAAGGCCCAGCTGCCTTGTCTTGCGACCCAAACAGATGGAGGTCTGCTGCTACAGAGGTAAATGTCCTTGATGACTGTTGGACTCAGGGCCTTATGCCGAGTCCTTTACTGGACCTTCTCTTGTGTTAACAGTCAGTCTCTGAATGTAATCTCCTGCAGTTGTGTATATTTGTTCCAATACAATTTTGGCCAAAAAATGTGAAGCTCTAAGTTGCATGCTTTCTATAGAATTTCAGTTctaaaaaaaacaagaagtgtTCTAATGTACCCATAAATACAGAATCCTGTGTGGTGTGGTGaaatgataaatttcccaggacaggttgacaatcacctgccagcaGACAGGCTACTCAAGAtgttacaaaccttagaaatagactatccaaacacatgctttccctgctaatcaacctcTACCCATGGGACCATGTGCGTTCACGGATGCCAACAAGTTactgtttggaatagtgatcaaatcctcaacaaaaaaaggtaagatccatgtagaaccccatgGGGGATCAGTACAATTGGGAGAAATAAGGGCAATAatcaaggttctactccttagccaggatgggctggtaaatatatttttagcagcaaatactcagtacaggtagcaaagacgatcccttttgcagtctttaacccgaccaataagccaattgaccagatgtccacaacacttaaagagctaactgagaacagaaaacacccaGAGTATATCTCGCATGTAAGAtcacctggctttattttccaaggcaacaaaaaggttgatcgtcttatctcctgcagcacggcttccattggacacctagaacaagcccgtATTCTACacaaaaaatttcatatgtcagcaagcaacataaaattgcttttcctggagctaacaatgagccaatgcaaacacctagtgcactcttgcaagaattgtgcacccctcgcCCCATTAgccccactgcaacaagcaggagtgaacccgcgagGCCTTGCTCataataagctctggcaagtggacgtcacccacattaactcctttggtaaacttaagtttatCCATGtagtggtagatacttattcaaaggctgtatttgcaacagcccaatccggagaaaaggctagtaatgcgATAAAGGTGGTTatatcagccatgctggtccttggtgttcCCTGGACCACAATTAAATtcctgcttgcctcaggcctgctttcacccaactcccgggatTTGTGTGGTGATTCCAtgcctcttgtccccaccacactcttcctcttagaaatgaatccactgcaacagtgTGGTACTTTTGCATTAGTAAAAAAATGGTAAATTCCAAATAACTTTCTTTAGTAAAAAATTTAGTGAAACATAATGTTTATCTCATTGATAACCTCATTTATTTGAACAATCATCcttatattttactgttttaatattacattattattttacaaaatttgtagaCAATGATTTCATTAAatcaaaaataacttatttttaatctctgctgcttatatatatatattcctatatatTTCCATGCTTAATTGTTTATCCTCTACAGCTGATGTTTTCTCAGTTAATGTATTTATGACTCTTTTTTCATTctgtcatattctttttttttcccagtttgaTGGAAATCCTTCGATTTGCCTTCTCTTCCAGATATGATTCTAGGAACCTCCACATATTTTcaagagcaaagaaaattaatacatcaCCTGTAAGTAGTTTTCTTAATTGTTTCTCAGCTTCTTGTCAGTTTTCATTTTAGGAGATTAATAAtagtttattaattaaaatggaaaaataaacaaattttattctCAGGATTGTACATAAATAAGATGAAtgatattttacataattttgaaACATTACAGTCATCTAAGATAAGGCAGTTTGgtttctgttctttctgctgcCAAAGCAAAATATACACTTGTTATATGTTTTGAGTTGGAACTTATAGTAAAACATGCTAAATCTTTTGGGTCATGATGTCTGAAAGTCTTTGTTGTTACATagatgatgtagtgggcagtgtttgCATTCTGCAAGAGTAACAGTTATCTAGTACTAAAACATAAATCAGTTAACCTTGTTTTTGAATTATTAGAGTAATACAGTTCTTAATAGTTTTGAGGACCTGAACTTGATTCAGGGATAGCATCAGGAATGTGTGGGAAAAAGAATctactgcagatttttttttattttttagtattcatttatttatttgaaaggcagatcttcagagattgagagaggtggggaaagagaaagaaataccttacatctacttgttcattctccaaatgactgcagtggctgggactgggccagcccaaagccagtggcctggaattccatctaggtctcccatattggtggaaGGTGCCCAAATACTcaagccatctttcactgctctttcagaaactttagcagagagctggattggaagtggagcaccttgGACTCTGCTTTTCTGGGAATTCTTCTCTATTTATTCCCATGATAGCttcactgatggtttcttgtctttttaccTGAATACTCCACATTCTTCCCTTTAATGTtgttcattcaaaaatcaatattGTCCACCTTTCAGCCTGCTATGCAATTCTCCTTGACAGATGTGGTTCCTTTGTCATCTAAAACTCCTGTTTCCCACTAGTTTGGGCATTTTTCACAGCCTTTAGACCATAGGGTTGACTCCCtttgaatgcttctgtgtggctgtccAAATGCTCAACAAGTCTAAAATGAAACCacatctttccttcttccttcatacCCATATGTAAGATTGAAAACTGCCAGTGTTTGTTTTATAACAGAGTTTATATGTTAACTAGAAGTGTTCTATCACAGacgatgatagcatttgaagacctggctgtgtattTTTCCTGGGAGGAATGGAAGAACATGAAcaaagctcagaaaatcctgtacagggatgtgatgctagagacctacagcagcctgcttTCCTTAGGTGAGTGACAGCCATCACGTGCCCAGTGATAACAATTTCCTGCTACTTGAGAAATAAATGAACACTAAGTTTAATGATGTACAGGTATAGAATTCCATGAATAATCTGAATGTCTACCATCTAAGAAaggattcaaattggaacattgtggcatagctctTGGACTAAGCTGTAGTCCTTTAAATAACCTAAAGTTAGTGATTCCATAAAGACTTACATTATTTCCTTTAATAGGGCACTACATTACCAAACCTGatttgatcttcaagttggagcaaggagcagagccatggatggtggAAGAATGCCTATATCAGAGCCTTCCAGGTCAGACTGCACATAATGGacagggaggccaaggcagaaAGAATGCAGCAGATGTTGACTGGTGctcttcccatgaattttttctATGCATTACTCTTAATGACAACTGGTTTTATGCATCAGACACAGGCATTCTGCAGTATCTTGGGATATCAGTATCTCTTGGTGAAGATGTTCTTTGATTGGAAAAAACTTCCAATGCTGGTTCTTCTGATGTTACAAAGGCTTTTTTTCTATGTTTGATACATTCCTCGAATTCTAACTTGTCctctatattttaatatttttttccttcatgcattttatttccTCAGTGCTTGTTAATTGGGCAACTTATAGAAATTTGTCTCAGATTGAGTTTCCACTCATGGTTTTGGCCAGGTATAGAACTTGCTATTTTAAGCATCTCatgagtaaacaaataaatgtgaactctctctgtgcctttctcttttctcttattctctttgtgcctctcaaataaataagaaaatgatagGTTGTTTGAAACATTTGAGGACTGAGCCTGTGGCTGGCAACCCTCTGTTTCATTCTTCatgtctctgactctcaagtaagtaaataaataagtaaatgctaagAGATGGTTAGAAGTGAATCTCCCTGCTGTGACATCAGAAATTCTGAAGCTAAGCATGAACTTGTatagaaacatgaaaataagtaatCCTAAACTAAACAAGAAAGTTGAGATTCTGAATCCCAAGGTCAAATAACCTAATAGTTTCATGTTGAATGTCTCAGATTTGTTTAGGAGTGGAGTTTGAAGTATGAATTCTGtctcaaacaaaaaagataagaaaggcataggaaatgaaaatttctttgaaaataagagaaaactgaTCAAAAGCTttcagaaactcaaattatcacagagTAGTGTATGTAGAATGAATTGAGGGGAGATAACTAGGACTGGTGATTTGCAAATGAGctagaaaacacttttcaaagaagGTAAAAATACCTTGGGTTGCAGAAGCAAATTGTTTATACTGTTAGAGAGTGTATACCTAAGGTGTTATATTGGGACTTTTTTGTATCTGTTGTAGTTCTGAGAAGCTGAAGATGTTAGATGTCCTTAGGAATATGGGGAAGCTTTCATAGAGTACAGATAAAAGCagagtttttcatttgaaaaatcccacaaatgctgttgAATCAATCATAGATTCAAATCTTGTCCTTAGATGTCGTCCTGCTTAGAGTACAGACACATTTCACTCTCTTCACCTGCAAGTAAATGATCcagtaaaaattatatttatggttgaaatatcaGAGAAGCACAAagcataaattttataaaaataaactggagaaaaaggaCAGGGAAAAAATGGTTGCTAGGCTATGGGTTAatatttttgctaaatatttgtCCATTCTTTAAAATCTTATATAGTTATCTCATCattgtgaaaggcagaatgacaatgagaggagaaagagaaagagatcttgtattagctcactcccccaatgcctgcaaccgTTAGGTGTCACTAGTCTGAAGCAAAAAGGTTGGAATTTCATCTAGTCTTCTCTGATgtatcacagggtcccaagcacattaaccattatctgctgtcttctAGTTTACATaagaagagagctgtattggaatcAGAGAAGCCAGAGCTCAAACAGGCACTATGTTGGGATGCAAAGCACCACAAGCAGTGAATTAACACatctaactaaaaaaaaattctgccatACTTGAAAAAAATTCAGGTGGTAAACAGAATCATGATTGAACATTGGGAAATCTATTGGTACAGCTTGATTTATCATTGTATTAAGGGAAAAAACATGGTCATAAATATCTTTTACTGATTATGTTAAAATCTTACACCCATTAGATAACAAGTAATTTTATTCCCCATACATCAGTATTCCAGGATAAAGCATTTATATAtgattcagtgattttttttctcatttcagtcgCCATGAAAAATGATGACATAATTAGGACCAaccaagaaattcaagaaaatttgAATCAGAATGGTACAACAGATAACAAGACAGCAACTCCCAAGAGAGTTGAATTAAGAAAGAGACTTAATTTAAGTTCAAGTCATATTTCAAAACTGATTATCAGAAAGGGAAATTATTCAGCATTGAAACCTGAGGAATGCAATGTGTGTCACAATGTATATCCCCACAGTGGGCCTGATGAGCTGCAAGCTGGAGAGAAACTTGATTCTTCTAAGGTATCTGGGAACTCCCTCCAGTGCTGTGAGCCTCTCAATGAGTGTCACAAGATTCAGACTGTGAAGCAGTCATTTAAACATAGTGGAGAAGGGAAAGACTTAAAGAGAAAGAAGATATTCTTTAGGTTTGAGACATGCCATATGGGAGAGACCTGTAATAAGTCAACTGGAACTGTTGGAAAGATAgctcaaatggaaaaaaattttcatgaaaatactAACCTCAGCAAGCATCAACAAATCAACACAGGAGAGAAGCTTTATGAAGATATTGGGTATGTAGAACCTCTCATTTACAAATCAGATCTTGCAATAAATCAGAGACCAAATATAGGAAAAAAACCCTATACGTGTAAACCGTGTGGGAAATCATTCAGTTGTAAGGCCTGCCATAGAATCCATCACTGTATTCACATACTAGAAAACCCCCATGTGTGTAGTGATTGTGGAGAAACTACTTAcaagaagtcagatctcattaaaCATCAGAAAATTAACACAAAGAAGAAACCTCATGAAGGTAATGAGCATGAAAAAGCCACTGTCCAAAAATCATACCTTGtaacacatcagagaattcacacaggggagaaaccgcATCagtgtaatgactgtggaaaagcctttggctatAAGTCAGCCCTCATCAAACAtcaaagaattcacacaggggaaaaaccttatgaatgtaatgactgtggaaaaacctttggccAAAAGTCACAAATCAAAacgcatcagagaattcacacaggggagaaaccttatgaatgtaatgactgtggaaaagcctttggctatAAGTCATCCTTCatgaaacatcagagaattcacacagaggaAAAATCCTATgagtgtaatgactgtggaaaagcctttggccagaagtcaaaactcaaaatgcatcagaggattcacaagagggagaaacctcatgaatgtaatgaatgtggaaaagcctttggtaaGAAGTCACATCTTGTaattcatcagagaattcacacaggagagaaaccttatgaatgtaatggctgtggaaaagcctttctgTGCAAGTCACGGCTCatcaaacatcagagaattcacacaggggagaaacctcatcaGTGTAAtgcctgtggaaaagcctttggttaTAAGTCAGTCCTCATCACACAtcaaagaattcacacaggggaaaaaccttatgaatgtaatgactgtggaaaatcatTTAGCCAGAAGTCACAACTCATAATGCATCAGGGAATACACAtgggggagaaacctcatgaatgtaatgactgtgggaaagcctttggcTATAAGTCATCCCTCatgaaacatcagagaattcacacaggggaaaaaccttatgaatgtaatgactgtggaaaatcctttggccagaaatcacaactcaaaatgcatcagagaattcacacaggggagaaaccttatgaatgtaatgactgtgaaaAAGCCTTTTGCCAgaagtcagacctcatcaaacatcagagaattcacacaggggagaaaccttataaatgtaatgactgtggaaaagcttATGGCCATAAATCATGCCTCatcaaacatcagagaattcacacgggggagaaaccttatgaatgtaatgactgtgg
The window above is part of the Oryctolagus cuniculus chromosome 11, mOryCun1.1, whole genome shotgun sequence genome. Proteins encoded here:
- the LOC100350870 gene encoding zinc finger protein 717 isoform X2, which gives rise to MEILRFAFSSRYDSRNLHIFSRAKKINTSPTMIAFEDLAVYFSWEEWKNMNKAQKILYRDVMLETYSSLLSLGHYITKPDLIFKLEQGAEPWMVEECLYQSLPVAMKNDDIIRTNQEIQENLNQNGTTDNKTATPKRVELRKRLNLSSSHISKLIIRKGNYSALKPEECNVCHNVYPHSGPDELQAGEKLDSSKVSGNSLQCCEPLNECHKIQTVKQSFKHSGEGKDLKRKKIFFRFETCHMGETCNKSTGTVGKIAQMEKNFHENTNLSKHQQINTGEKLYEDIGYVEPLIYKSDLAINQRPNIGKKPYTCKPCGKSFSCKACHRIHHCIHILENPHVCSDCGETTYKKSDLIKHQKINTKKKPHEGNEHEKATVQKSYLVTHQRIHTGEKPHQCNDCGKAFGYKSALIKHQRIHTGEKPYECNDCGKTFGQKSQIKTHQRIHTGEKPYECNDCGKAFGYKSSFMKHQRIHTEEKSYECNDCGKAFGQKSKLKMHQRIHKREKPHECNECGKAFGKKSHLVIHQRIHTGEKPYECNGCGKAFLCKSRLIKHQRIHTGEKPHQCNACGKAFGYKSVLITHQRIHTGEKPYECNDCGKSFSQKSQLIMHQGIHMGEKPHECNDCGKAFGYKSSLMKHQRIHTGEKPYECNDCGKSFGQKSQLKMHQRIHTGEKPYECNDCEKAFCQKSDLIKHQRIHTGEKPYKCNDCGKAYGHKSCLIKHQRIHTGEKPYECNDCGKAFGHKSLFKMHQRIHREDTS
- the LOC100350870 gene encoding zinc finger protein 569 isoform X1, coding for MCVHGCQQVTVWNSDQILNKKSLMEILRFAFSSRYDSRNLHIFSRAKKINTSPTMIAFEDLAVYFSWEEWKNMNKAQKILYRDVMLETYSSLLSLGHYITKPDLIFKLEQGAEPWMVEECLYQSLPVAMKNDDIIRTNQEIQENLNQNGTTDNKTATPKRVELRKRLNLSSSHISKLIIRKGNYSALKPEECNVCHNVYPHSGPDELQAGEKLDSSKVSGNSLQCCEPLNECHKIQTVKQSFKHSGEGKDLKRKKIFFRFETCHMGETCNKSTGTVGKIAQMEKNFHENTNLSKHQQINTGEKLYEDIGYVEPLIYKSDLAINQRPNIGKKPYTCKPCGKSFSCKACHRIHHCIHILENPHVCSDCGETTYKKSDLIKHQKINTKKKPHEGNEHEKATVQKSYLVTHQRIHTGEKPHQCNDCGKAFGYKSALIKHQRIHTGEKPYECNDCGKTFGQKSQIKTHQRIHTGEKPYECNDCGKAFGYKSSFMKHQRIHTEEKSYECNDCGKAFGQKSKLKMHQRIHKREKPHECNECGKAFGKKSHLVIHQRIHTGEKPYECNGCGKAFLCKSRLIKHQRIHTGEKPHQCNACGKAFGYKSVLITHQRIHTGEKPYECNDCGKSFSQKSQLIMHQGIHMGEKPHECNDCGKAFGYKSSLMKHQRIHTGEKPYECNDCGKSFGQKSQLKMHQRIHTGEKPYECNDCEKAFCQKSDLIKHQRIHTGEKPYKCNDCGKAYGHKSCLIKHQRIHTGEKPYECNDCGKAFGHKSLFKMHQRIHREDTS
- the LOC100350870 gene encoding zinc finger protein 717 isoform X3, translating into MIAFEDLAVYFSWEEWKNMNKAQKILYRDVMLETYSSLLSLGHYITKPDLIFKLEQGAEPWMVEECLYQSLPVAMKNDDIIRTNQEIQENLNQNGTTDNKTATPKRVELRKRLNLSSSHISKLIIRKGNYSALKPEECNVCHNVYPHSGPDELQAGEKLDSSKVSGNSLQCCEPLNECHKIQTVKQSFKHSGEGKDLKRKKIFFRFETCHMGETCNKSTGTVGKIAQMEKNFHENTNLSKHQQINTGEKLYEDIGYVEPLIYKSDLAINQRPNIGKKPYTCKPCGKSFSCKACHRIHHCIHILENPHVCSDCGETTYKKSDLIKHQKINTKKKPHEGNEHEKATVQKSYLVTHQRIHTGEKPHQCNDCGKAFGYKSALIKHQRIHTGEKPYECNDCGKTFGQKSQIKTHQRIHTGEKPYECNDCGKAFGYKSSFMKHQRIHTEEKSYECNDCGKAFGQKSKLKMHQRIHKREKPHECNECGKAFGKKSHLVIHQRIHTGEKPYECNGCGKAFLCKSRLIKHQRIHTGEKPHQCNACGKAFGYKSVLITHQRIHTGEKPYECNDCGKSFSQKSQLIMHQGIHMGEKPHECNDCGKAFGYKSSLMKHQRIHTGEKPYECNDCGKSFGQKSQLKMHQRIHTGEKPYECNDCEKAFCQKSDLIKHQRIHTGEKPYKCNDCGKAYGHKSCLIKHQRIHTGEKPYECNDCGKAFGHKSLFKMHQRIHREDTS